Part of the Drosophila pseudoobscura strain MV-25-SWS-2005 chromosome 2, UCI_Dpse_MV25, whole genome shotgun sequence genome, AGCACCGGAGTACCCTCCAGACTCTGCATTAGATTCGGCTCCAGGGCGTCCTTCAAGAGCACAGCGAGAGCACCAGTCACGCCCAGGTCATCAGCGGTCACGGGCTTGCCCGATCTATCGAAAGCCACCACCATGTCGGCGAGCCGATGTTTCATGTCCTTCAGGCAGCGGGAGAGCGCCAGCACGGCCATGATCTCGCTGGCCACCGCAATGGAGAAGCGTGTCTCGCGCGAGATGCCCTTTTCCGTGGGAGACTGGCCCACCGTAATGGAGCGGAGGTATCGATCGTTGATGTCCACCACGCGCTCCCACATGATCGTCTCCGGGTCGATGTCCAGGCGTGCAAAGGCACCGTACTCCTCCTCTGTCAGCGCATCCGGATCGGTCTTCTCAATGCCCAGACGCTTCAGGCGACGCAGCTGGATGGGCGAGAACTTGCGCTGACCCTTGATCCTTGGCACCAGGCGCTCATACAGTGCCTTGTCCTTCTGCGTGCACTCGTGGAAGATGCGCGTGTCCAGCTGTGCGGCCAGCAGATTATTGGCCGCCGACACCGCATGAATATCGCCCGTCAAATGGAGATTGAACTCCTCCATGGGTATGACCTGGGCGTAGCCGCCGCCCGCCGCGCCACCCTTGATGCCAAAGGTGGGTCCCTGCGAGGGTTGTCGCAGGGCAGCGATTACATTCCTCTTCTTATGTGCGCCAAGTGCCTGGACGAGGCCCATCAATGAGGTGCTCTTGCCCTCACCCAAAGGTGTGGGTGTAATACCCGCCACCACCACATAGCTGCCCGCCTCCTTGTCAGCCAGACGATCGAGCACCGAAAGCGAGATTTTGGCCTTTTTGTTGCCATACAGCGACACCTCGCGCGACTCCAGGCCGATCTCCTTGGCCAGCAAAGCAATGTCCTTGGGCTTCTGCCCGCGGGCAATCACAATGTCACTGGGTACTGGCCTCAGGGGCTTCAATGGCAGCGGCTCCAGTGTCCATTGGGTGCGCATCTGGCGATCCAGGGCCCTGGCCGCCGAACGGACGGTGTTCTTCATCAGCATGGCCACGGTCATGGGTCCAACGCCGCCAGGCACGGGTGTGATATGTCCAGCAACCTTCTTCGCCTCTTCGTAGTCCACGTCGCCCACCAGACGGCTGCCGCTGGCCTTTGAAGGGTCTAAACGAGGATTAAAGGATTTCTGGGATTAGAATGGGAATCCAGAAGAAGTCGATGGATTTCCATAGAGCGCTATTTCTAGACTAAAACCCGCAACAAAATTGTAATCCAGAATCATGCATCTTATCTGTCGATGTGGACCCCCAGGGCGGGTCACTGCGGGGTCATTCGCACTGATAAGGTATACAGGGGAAACTGATCAACAAGTGGCAACGATAGAAATGCATTTGGTAAAGGAAAATTCCAAGGGAAGGCATAGATTGAATCATTATGTTTAGGAGGGTATAGAGATCCATCCTTATAGGAAAAAACATTCATAAATTTAAAGAGGAATATCTAATGAGGTATATAAAACACTTATCCAGAAGAGACAACCCATCATAGCCCCTCAAAAAAAAGGTGTCCTTCCTCACCTGGCTTCACATTAATGCCACAATCGATGACCACCGCACCGGGCTTTATCCACGATCCCTTGACCATCTCGGCGACGCCGATGCCCACCACTAGGATGTCTGCACTCCTTGTGATCTCCTCGATGTTACGCGTCTTCGAATGGCACACCGTCACCGTGGCATGGGCCCACTTCAAGAGCTCTGCGGCAGGTGTACCCACGATTTTGCTGCGACCCAGGACGACGGCTCTGGCGCCAGAAATCTCCACGCCTGCGCGACGAATGAGCTCGATGCAGCCCCAGGGAGTGCAGGGCAGGAAGCCGCCAAGATCCCCGATGGCCAGCCGACCCTCGTTGACGGTGTGGAGGCCATCCACATCCTTTTCGGGCGCCACGGCGTCCGTGATGCGATGCGAATCGATGGGGGAATCGCAGTCCAGTGGCATCTGCACGATGATGCCATGCACTCGGGGGTCGTCGTTCAGATCGTTTATCTACAAAATGAATATTTCTTTGGGTTCCGTTTCCCGTTGCATAATCTAAATCGATAACCCACCTTATCGAGCAGGTCCACTTCGGTGATGGTGCGGGGCAGCTGTACGTGGACCGCCTCGATGCCAATCTCCGTGGCCGCCTTGACCTTCATGCGAATGTAGACATTGGAGTCCTCGCGTCCGCCCACCTGAACGATCCTCAGTCCAGGCGTGAACTTTGGCAGCAGCCTCGTCATGGAGGTCACCTCACCGCGCAGCTCCTCGCGTATATTTCTGGCAGTAGAAAGGGCGTAATGATTGGTGGAATGATCTCTCAGGGATCTCTCTGGGACTCACTTGGCCACGGCCGTGCCCGATATGATCTTGGCCTCGTTGCTCATCTTCCTAGCCGgctcgtctctccgctgaacACCGCTGAAACAACGCACAAGGTTTCTTAGTCCGGGAACCCAACAACTTTGACGCCTCACTAGCGACGCCAATACGATCGATTCTCGCAATGAAACTCGACTGAGCGGCCTGCCACCAATGGCAGTCCTATCTATAGGCTCCAGGTGCCTCTCCCTACTCTGGGATCAAGCcatgctctcgctctccgtcTCCTATCACCCGCTACCCGCTTATCAGCGCCTTTAGTAGTAGATTAGTAGGTTTCAGGTTCCGTGGGTCACATCTTTCGATTGCCAGCCGTAAATAACACCATTATGTGACGTCTGTGCAGGGGCTCTAAGAGCCACAACATGATCCATTCCAACACAAGGAAAAAAACCGCAAAAGGGAGTAGGAAATCATGGTATAAGATGGATTACCAGGAACGTCGTTTGCGAAAGTAATTTCCATATCAAATCTTATCGTTGGAGGGGTGGGAACTTTTGAAATGATTGTTGAGGTGTTACGAAATGGGGAAATGTTTACTATGGGAACGATTGGTAGCATGCTAAGAAATATGTGAATACCTATGTGCATAGGTAAGATATGAGGGGAGAAATAAGTTAATTGAAAAGAAAGAGGTCCAAAAACCACGAAAACAAGAAatacttataaaaattaaGTACAAGTATTCCGTTTCCATAACAAGTTATAAAAGATCTAAGCATTttcaacaaatatttaatatatttttgcttttcacgTATATTTTAACCCCGATCTTTAGCATGCAACCCACTGTAAGGCGGAACACTTGTACCTGCCACAATTAACAGCGTTTTCCTAATCTGactaaacaaaaagaaaaaaagagccCAAACAATTCTGCACGAAGGCAAACAGAAGAGAACCTCAGTAAATAGCATGAAACCAGTCCTTATCAGCAAGGTGTTAATTGGTTGGACCGATAAGCTATCCCCTATTCTATGCTCTCCTCATAGAACTCTTGGGGCGCACTAATCTTAACAGCTGCCCGCAGCTTGGCCGAACGACTGCGACTATTCCGGGAGACCTCTTCGGGGTCTGGCACAATGACATGCCGATGGAGCTGCCGCCAGTGTTTTTCGTTCAGGGATTGAAGCATTTCGGGATCATCGATGAGCTCGTGACTGGAGTACTTCAGGGGCAGGGGATTGGCTGCGCCAGCGACGACATGCCCATTGATGTGCCGCTTGACAATGGTGTCCTCCAGGGAGTGAAAGGTGATGGTAACCAGGCGACCATCGAGGCGCAGCATTTCGTTGGCCAGCAGCATGCCGTAGTTGATTTCGTTGAGCTCGTTGTTCACGAATATGCGCAGCGCCTGGAACGTCTTGGTGGCCGAGTGCGCCGGGCGCTGCAGCTTGTCCTTGCGCGGGCCACTGTCGAGGGCATCCTCCACGAGGTTCGCCAGCTGTCGCGTCGTCTCAATCTTGATCATTGCGTTGCGGGCATCCACTATGTATCTGGCAATCTTTTTGGCTGCCTTTTCCTCGCCGTAGATGCGCAGAATCTTGACCAGATCTCCTTCGTCAACTTTGGCCAGAACATCAGCGGCACTCAGGCCGCCACTGAGACCCCCATCCATGCGCATGTCTAGCGGCCCATCGTGGGAGATGGAGAATCCCCGAGCCGCCTCATCGAACTGCATGGAACTGCAGCCGAAATCAAAGAGCATGCCATCAATCGAGTTCTTGGCCAGGTTCTGCTCCGCAAAGAGTCGTGGGATGTCGGAGAATTTCCCGAGCAAAGGGATAATCCGTCCCTTGTATTCCTCCGTTTCGCTCAGATCCTGCGCCAGCTGGTAGGCCACTGGGTCCCGATCCAAGGCGTAGACTTTGGCATCGGGCAGGGTATCGAGGAGTCGTCGCGTGTGACCCCCTGCCCCGAAGGTCATGTCAAAGAAGGTTCTGCCGGGTGCCCCCTTCAAGTACTCGATGGCTATGTCGCAGAGTACAGGCACATGGGGAGCGGCGCCAGTAGGAGGAGCggcagctgttgctgtgttggtgttgtgtCTTAGATATTCTAGCCTTATTCTAGTGGGGATTAGGAGGCGCTTGAGCATGATGGTTATTTCTTCTTTGAGCCCGCTCCGTCGTTGAGATACTGCAGGAACTCGGAGCTCAACACCTGACTGCACTGTGCGGCCGTCAGTCCAGTGGCCGTTGATTCGTGGCTGCGTGGATACTTCTTGGCGTACACGTTGTTCGACAGCCGCTCCAGCGCCTCAATCTGTCGGTCCAGATCCTTGTCCGCTTCGCTATTTAGGCTGGTGGAGAATCGAGTAACTTGTTTGCGAATCTGCTCCCCGAGATCCCTTTTATGTGGATTAGAGGATAGAGAAAGTGTTTTATTGGAGAGGCAGCAAATGGAACTTTGTATGGTTTTGTGGCAGATGTTCGTTCCAAGCAGCACGACTGGTGTTTGGGGCAGGGGTTGGGGCTATTCCTGGGAAAGAAATCGAAGCTAAAAGTAATGGGAAACCGCAGAGAAAAAAGAGGAGCGAAAGCTACAGCCTAAGGAAATCTTTTAGCCAGAATTCAGGACCATCCCTAGATTCCACCACTCACTGGACCTCTGCACCATCTCCAAAGAGATATTCCTCTGGGATTAGCTGATAGGAAAACTTTGAAGACATTTTTGAAGGCAAGAAAAATACACTTGAAGCTCGACCAAACCAAACGCGTGCAAAACCGGCAGAACTATGGGCCCCATGTAAGCCGCGATCGTTACCATGAAACAAACGATCCACACAGACAGATCCCACCGCCGTGAAACTTTTGTGGAACCTGAATTGCTGGATGGCGGCAACATCTATTAAGACAATCCCACAGTAACATCTTTCGAAACTAGAATTTTACATCTGACTGAAACTACTGGCATTCAAATGACACTTGCTCCATTTATTTGTTGACATTTGCCACATTTATTTGTTAGATAATCCACAAGGCACCCAATCGCCGCCCCCCACTGGCCGCCAGAAACGAACATTCCCGCGCAtttctgttgtgtttttgttgtggaTGATGATATTTACCTGCCAATTTTTGTCTTGTCCGTTGGCCACTTTTCAAGTACTTTCAGGAATTTTTGGTATTGTGCCGAcattgttaaaaaaaattgctaaaaaaaaaacgcggCAACGTGCGCTGATAAAATATTTatcgaccctcagaaat contains:
- the pug gene encoding C-1-tetrahydrofolate synthase, cytoplasmic isoform X2, producing the protein MSSKFSYQLIPEEYLFGDGAEPARKMSNEAKIISGTAVAKNIREELRGEVTSMTRLLPKFTPGLRIVQVGGREDSNVYIRMKVKAATEIGIEAVHVQLPRTITEVDLLDKINDLNDDPRVHGIIVQMPLDCDSPIDSHRITDAVAPEKDVDGLHTVNEGRLAIGDLGGFLPCTPWGCIELIRRAGVEISGARAVVLGRSKIVGTPAAELLKWAHATVTVCHSKTRNIEEITRSADILVVGIGVAEMVKGSWIKPGAVVIDCGINVKPDPSKASGSRLVGDVDYEEAKKVAGHITPVPGGVGPMTVAMLMKNTVRSAARALDRQMRTQWTLEPLPLKPLRPVPSDIVIARGQKPKDIALLAKEIGLESREVSLYGNKKAKISLSVLDRLADKEAGSYVVVAGITPTPLGEGKSTSLMGLVQALGAHKKRNVIAALRQPSQGPTFGIKGGAAGGGYAQVIPMEEFNLHLTGDIHAVSAANNLLAAQLDTRIFHECTQKDKALYERLVPRIKGQRKFSPIQLRRLKRLGIEKTDPDALTEEEYGAFARLDIDPETIMWERVVDINDRYLRSITVGQSPTEKGISRETRFSIAVASEIMAVLALSRCLKDMKHRLADMVVAFDRSGKPVTADDLGVTGALAVLLKDALEPNLMQSLEGTPVLVHAGPFANIAHGCNSIIADEIGLKLVGKDGFVCTEAGFGSDIGMEKFCNIKCRTSGRKPNAVVLVTTVRAIKMHGGGAPVTPGAPLNKQYTEENLELLEKGLPNLLQHIANGQAFGMPVVVCINVHVTDTQAEHELLKSASLKAGAFAAVVSTHWSDGGAGAVELADAVIKACEKGNNFKLLYDLELPLLDKMTKIATTMYGAGKVVLSANAQEKVKRLTEAGFGNLPICMSKTSGSLSGDAKIKGAPKGFTLDVEDVYVSAGAGFVVAMCGEITKMPGLSTRPAIYDIDLNTETGQIEGLF
- the pug gene encoding C-1-tetrahydrofolate synthase, cytoplasmic isoform X1, which gives rise to MSAQYQKFLKVLEKWPTDKTKIGSGVQRRDEPARKMSNEAKIISGTAVAKNIREELRGEVTSMTRLLPKFTPGLRIVQVGGREDSNVYIRMKVKAATEIGIEAVHVQLPRTITEVDLLDKINDLNDDPRVHGIIVQMPLDCDSPIDSHRITDAVAPEKDVDGLHTVNEGRLAIGDLGGFLPCTPWGCIELIRRAGVEISGARAVVLGRSKIVGTPAAELLKWAHATVTVCHSKTRNIEEITRSADILVVGIGVAEMVKGSWIKPGAVVIDCGINVKPDPSKASGSRLVGDVDYEEAKKVAGHITPVPGGVGPMTVAMLMKNTVRSAARALDRQMRTQWTLEPLPLKPLRPVPSDIVIARGQKPKDIALLAKEIGLESREVSLYGNKKAKISLSVLDRLADKEAGSYVVVAGITPTPLGEGKSTSLMGLVQALGAHKKRNVIAALRQPSQGPTFGIKGGAAGGGYAQVIPMEEFNLHLTGDIHAVSAANNLLAAQLDTRIFHECTQKDKALYERLVPRIKGQRKFSPIQLRRLKRLGIEKTDPDALTEEEYGAFARLDIDPETIMWERVVDINDRYLRSITVGQSPTEKGISRETRFSIAVASEIMAVLALSRCLKDMKHRLADMVVAFDRSGKPVTADDLGVTGALAVLLKDALEPNLMQSLEGTPVLVHAGPFANIAHGCNSIIADEIGLKLVGKDGFVCTEAGFGSDIGMEKFCNIKCRTSGRKPNAVVLVTTVRAIKMHGGGAPVTPGAPLNKQYTEENLELLEKGLPNLLQHIANGQAFGMPVVVCINVHVTDTQAEHELLKSASLKAGAFAAVVSTHWSDGGAGAVELADAVIKACEKGNNFKLLYDLELPLLDKMTKIATTMYGAGKVVLSANAQEKVKRLTEAGFGNLPICMSKTSGSLSGDAKIKGAPKGFTLDVEDVYVSAGAGFVVAMCGEITKMPGLSTRPAIYDIDLNTETGQIEGLF
- the LOC13036434 gene encoding probable methyltransferase-like protein 15 homolog, whose product is MLKRLLIPTRIRLEYLRHNTNTATAAAPPTGAAPHVPVLCDIAIEYLKGAPGRTFFDMTFGAGGHTRRLLDTLPDAKVYALDRDPVAYQLAQDLSETEEYKGRIIPLLGKFSDIPRLFAEQNLAKNSIDGMLFDFGCSSMQFDEAARGFSISHDGPLDMRMDGGLSGGLSAADVLAKVDEGDLVKILRIYGEEKAAKKIARYIVDARNAMIKIETTRQLANLVEDALDSGPRKDKLQRPAHSATKTFQALRIFVNNELNEINYGMLLANEMLRLDGRLVTITFHSLEDTIVKRHINGHVVAGAANPLPLKYSSHELIDDPEMLQSLNEKHWRQLHRHVIVPDPEEVSRNSRSRSAKLRAAVKISAPQEFYEESIE